A part of Saliniradius amylolyticus genomic DNA contains:
- a CDS encoding NADPH-dependent 2,4-dienoyl-CoA reductase, which yields MADNSHYPHLFRPLDLGFTQLKNRVLMGSMHVGLEEEKDGFDKLAAFYAERAAGGVGLIVTGGISPNRQGWVFPFASRMATKREAKKHQVITEAVHQHGGKICMQILHTGRYGYHPINVAPSAIQAPINPFKPWAMSKRGIKSTIKDYANSAAMAQLAGYDGVEIMGSEGYLINQFLCPRTNQRDDEWGGSFENRARFALEVLKAVREKVGEDFIIIFRLSMLDLVENGSEWEEVVKLGKLLEQNGVTLINTGIGWHEARVPTINTSVPRAAFTWVTERIKQELSVPLIATNRINMPDVAEKILAEGQADMVSMARPMLADPELVIKAEQGRADEINTCIACNQACLDHVFEKKRASCLVNPRAGYETELNFTLTHHKKKLAVVGAGPAGLAFSCYAAERGHEVHLFDKASEIGGQFNYAKQIPGKEEFHETLRYFNKRLEVTGVKLHLSSEQTAESLAEANFDEVILATGIQPRELDLPGIEHEKVLSYLDVLRDHKPVGDKVAIIGAGGIGFDVAEFLCHDESLSTNVDKWLTYWGIDKDYRNNRGALAKPQISASKREIYLLQRKTSKVGKGLGKTTGWVHRKDLKNQGVKMIAGVEYRAIDDKGLHVSIEGEQQILAVDNVIICAGQLPLRALQKGLTDKGIPNHLIGGADVAAELDAKRAIRQGAELAASI from the coding sequence ATGGCAGATAACTCTCATTACCCTCATCTTTTCAGACCCTTGGATTTAGGCTTCACGCAGCTGAAAAACCGCGTATTGATGGGCTCCATGCATGTGGGCCTGGAAGAGGAGAAAGACGGCTTCGATAAGCTGGCCGCCTTTTACGCTGAGCGGGCCGCCGGTGGCGTAGGCCTGATTGTAACCGGTGGCATCAGCCCCAATCGTCAGGGCTGGGTGTTTCCCTTTGCCTCCCGCATGGCAACCAAACGAGAAGCCAAAAAGCATCAGGTGATTACCGAGGCTGTGCACCAGCATGGCGGTAAAATTTGTATGCAAATTCTGCACACCGGTCGCTATGGTTATCATCCCATTAATGTGGCGCCTTCGGCGATTCAGGCTCCGATTAACCCGTTTAAACCCTGGGCCATGTCCAAACGAGGCATCAAGAGCACCATTAAAGATTATGCCAACAGCGCGGCCATGGCACAGCTGGCCGGTTATGATGGTGTCGAAATCATGGGCTCGGAAGGGTATCTGATCAATCAGTTTTTATGTCCACGCACCAATCAGCGCGACGATGAGTGGGGCGGCAGCTTCGAAAATCGCGCTCGTTTCGCTCTGGAAGTTCTTAAAGCGGTGCGCGAAAAAGTCGGTGAGGACTTTATTATCATCTTCCGTCTGTCCATGCTGGACTTAGTGGAAAATGGTAGTGAATGGGAAGAGGTCGTTAAGCTCGGTAAATTGTTGGAGCAAAACGGCGTTACCCTCATCAACACCGGCATCGGCTGGCACGAAGCCCGGGTTCCGACCATTAACACCTCGGTGCCAAGAGCCGCTTTTACCTGGGTTACGGAACGCATTAAGCAGGAGTTGTCGGTACCGCTTATCGCCACCAACCGCATCAACATGCCCGATGTGGCCGAGAAGATTCTCGCGGAAGGGCAGGCGGATATGGTGTCTATGGCACGGCCCATGCTGGCAGACCCCGAGTTGGTGATTAAGGCCGAGCAAGGCCGGGCCGATGAAATCAACACCTGTATTGCCTGCAACCAGGCTTGTTTAGACCATGTGTTTGAGAAAAAGCGGGCCAGCTGCCTGGTCAACCCAAGGGCTGGCTACGAAACCGAATTAAATTTCACCCTCACGCATCATAAGAAAAAGTTGGCGGTGGTCGGCGCGGGCCCGGCGGGGCTGGCGTTTAGCTGTTACGCTGCTGAGCGTGGTCATGAGGTGCATCTGTTCGATAAAGCGTCTGAAATCGGCGGGCAGTTTAATTATGCCAAGCAAATCCCCGGTAAAGAGGAGTTTCACGAAACGCTGCGCTATTTCAATAAACGACTTGAGGTAACCGGCGTTAAACTGCATCTAAGCAGTGAGCAGACAGCCGAATCGCTGGCTGAAGCAAACTTCGATGAAGTTATTCTGGCAACGGGAATTCAGCCCAGAGAGCTGGATTTACCGGGCATTGAGCACGAAAAAGTACTGTCTTATCTGGATGTATTGCGCGACCACAAGCCGGTGGGCGACAAGGTGGCGATCATTGGTGCCGGTGGCATTGGCTTTGATGTGGCGGAGTTTTTGTGTCATGACGAGTCTTTGTCCACCAATGTGGATAAATGGCTGACCTACTGGGGCATTGATAAAGACTATCGCAATAATCGCGGTGCTCTGGCTAAGCCTCAAATTAGCGCATCGAAGCGGGAGATCTACCTTTTGCAGCGTAAAACCTCAAAAGTGGGCAAAGGCTTAGGCAAAACCACCGGCTGGGTGCACCGTAAAGACCTGAAAAATCAGGGGGTGAAGATGATCGCCGGGGTGGAGTATCGAGCCATTGATGATAAAGGCCTGCATGTAAGCATCGAAGGCGAGCAGCA